Below is a genomic region from Thermus oshimai DSM 12092.
GCCAACCTGGGGGCCAACGCCATCCTCTCCGTCTCCCTGGCCACCGCCCGGGCGGCGGCGGAGGCCCTGGGCCTGCCCCTTTACCGCTACCTGGGCGGGGTTCAGGGGGTGACCCTGCCCGTCCCCCTCATGAACGTCATCAACGGGGGCAAGCACGCGGACAACCGCCTGGACTTCCAGGAGTTCATGCTGGTGCCCGCGGGGGCGGAGCGCTTCTCCGAGGCCCTCCAGATAGGGGCGGAGGTCTTCCACACCCTCAAGGGGGTCCTGAAGGAGCGGGGGTACAGCACCAACGTGGGGGACGAGGGGGGCTTTGCCCCCGAGCTCAAGGCCAACGAGGAGGCCATAGAGCTCCTCCTCCTTTCCATTGAGCGGGCGGGCTACACCCCGGGAAAGGAGGTGAGCCTGGCCCTGGACGCGGCGGCCAGCGAGCTCTACCGGGAGGGCCGCTACCACCTGGATGGGGAAGGAAGGGTCCTCTCCGCGGAGGAGATGGTGGAGCTCTGGGCCTCCTGGGCGGAGCGCTACCCCATCGTCTCCTTGGAGGACGGCCTGGCGGAGGACGACTGGGGGGGCTGGCGCCTCCTCACCGAACGCCTCGGGGGGAAGATCCAGCTGGTGGGGGACGACCTCTTCGTCACCAACCCCGCAAGGCTCAAGGAGGGGATTGAGCGCGGGGTGGCCAACGCCATCCTGGTCAAGGTGAACCAGATCGGCACCCTCTCCGAGACCCTCGAGGCCATCCGCCTGGCCCAGCGGGCGGGGTACCGGG
It encodes:
- the eno gene encoding phosphopyruvate hydratase, with product MTTIVGVRAREVLDSRGFPTLEAEVELEGGVRARAMVPSGASTGTHEALELRDGGRRYLGKGVTRAVAAVNERIAPELIGRDALDQEGVDRAMLELDGTPNKANLGANAILSVSLATARAAAEALGLPLYRYLGGVQGVTLPVPLMNVINGGKHADNRLDFQEFMLVPAGAERFSEALQIGAEVFHTLKGVLKERGYSTNVGDEGGFAPELKANEEAIELLLLSIERAGYTPGKEVSLALDAAASELYREGRYHLDGEGRVLSAEEMVELWASWAERYPIVSLEDGLAEDDWGGWRLLTERLGGKIQLVGDDLFVTNPARLKEGIERGVANAILVKVNQIGTLSETLEAIRLAQRAGYRAVVSHRSGETEDPFIADLAVAVNAGQIKTGSLSRSDRLSKYNQLLRIEEELGPAARYLGYGAF